A stretch of the Vigna radiata var. radiata cultivar VC1973A chromosome 7, Vradiata_ver6, whole genome shotgun sequence genome encodes the following:
- the LOC106769473 gene encoding magnesium transporter MRS2-4, with protein MGKSSFSFRRSVSRRRTKKTTAPPPRRSPPQPPYAAGITASPDGAANNGLVAGAGASALTKVKKKTGSARLWMRFDRSGRSELVEWEKNAIVHHAAIPARDLRILGPVFSHSSNILAREKAMVVNLEFIKAIVTAEEVLLLDPLRQEVLPFVEQLRQQLPGKSQPKLLGAVEEQEGELLGSNGRQWLPTLETVEGLQSELPFEFQVLEIALEAVCTYLDSSVADLERGAYPVLDELARNVSTKNLEHVRSLKSNLTRLLARVQKVRDEIEHLLDDNEDMAQLYLTRKWLLNQQIEEAQLGATTSNNLPNSARSVRRLGSTRSESLATSHYGEDNDVEDLEMLLDAYFMQLDGTRNKILSVREYIDDTEDYVNIQLDNHRNELIQLQLTLTIASFAIAIDTLVAGAFGMNIPCKLYDIDGIFWPFVWISSAACVLLFLLILAYARWKKLLGS; from the exons ATGGGTAAGTCCTCTTTCTCCTTCCGCCGCTCCGTCTCTCGCCGCCGGACCAAGAAGACCACAGCGCCACCCCCTCGCCGGTCCCCGCCACAGCCTCCCTACGCCGCTGGGATCACCGCTTCGCCGGATGGAGCCGCAAACAATGGCCTCGTCGCAGGTGCAGGTGCCAGCGCGTTGACCaaggtgaagaagaagaccGGCAGCGCTCGGCTCTGGATGAGATTCGACCGGTCCGGTAGGTCCGAGCTCGTGGAGTGGGAGAAGAACGCCATCGTCCACCATGCCGCGATTCCCGCTCGAGACCTGAGAATCCTTGGCCCCGTCTTCTCCCACTCCTCGAACATCCTCG CTAGAGAGAAAGCAATGGTTGTTAATTTGGAGTTTATAAAGGCTATAGTGACTGCTGAAGAAGTGCTACTGCTTGATCCTCTTCGGCAGGAGGTTCTTCCCTTTGTTGAGCAACTCAGGCAGCAGCTTCCGGGCAAGTCTCAACCGAAACTTCTCGGCGCCGTGGAGGAGCAGGAAGGTGAATTACTGGGTTCTAATGGCAGACAATGGTTGCCTACGCTGGAGACGGTTGAAGGTTTGCAGTCTGAACTTCCGTTTGAGTTTCAAGTTCTGGAAATTGCTTTGGAGGCTGTATGTACTTATCTGGACTCCAGTGTAGCAGACCTTGAGAGAGGTGCTTACCCTGTGTTGGACGAATTGGCTAGGAATGTTAGTACCAAAAATCTTGAACATGTGAGGAGTTTGAAGAGTAACCTCACGCGGTTACTGGCACGAGTGCAGAAG GTACGGGATGAAATTGAACATTTATTAGATGACAACGAAGATATGGCACAACTATATTTGACAAGGAAGTGGCTTCTGAATCAACAAATTGAGGAGGCTCAATTGGGTGCCACAACCTCAAATAACCTTCCTAATTCCGCCCGTTCTGTTCGACGCCTTGGTTCTACCAGAAGTGAAAGTCTTGCAACCAGCCATTATGGGGAAGATAATGATGTGGAGGACTTGGAGATGTTGCTTGATGCATATTTCATGCAGTTAGATGGGACTCGTAACAAGATATTATCT GTGAGGGAGTATATTGACGACACCGAAGACTATGTCAACATCCAACTCGATAACCATCGAAATGAACTTATTCAGCTGCAGTTGACATTGACTATTGCATCATTTGCTATTGCTATTGATACTTTGGTTGCGGGTGCATTTGGTATGAACATTCCTTGTAAATTGTATGATATAGATGGAATATTTTGGCCCTTTGTTTGGATCTCGTCTGCAGCTTGTGTACTCCTTTTCTTGCTTATTTTAGCATATGCAAGATGGAAAAAGTTGTTGGGATCATAA